The following proteins are encoded in a genomic region of Glycine max cultivar Williams 82 chromosome 18, Glycine_max_v4.0, whole genome shotgun sequence:
- the LOC100784342 gene encoding protein trichome birefringence-like 19, with protein sequence MKLPSVRLPNGHGKLASGNILKSVVILLPFTVLIIFLPFSLTKMFHFSTPEMYATITTTSSLDFNEPREPSQSNSPIFFFSNDSKNSLDFNSSNELSKSTLPELFFPNDSQKSLDFNSSSPKLFFYNDSKQSLDINGSPEPSEYNSPKLFYSNESKHVQPLEPSSPEFFFSNESKQSLDFKDSGESSEPSSPKPLYSDESKKSMNFNITQMKRCNIFSGEWIPYSKGPYYDNETCDLMIDQQNCMKFGRPDREFLKWRWKPDECELPLFDATLFLELVRGKSMAFVGDSVGRNQMNSLLCLLSHVAHPEDITKRYATDPIYFRRWFYADYNFTVVTLWSPFLVRTSDIDNSLTKLYLDKADESWTSEVETFDFVIISAGQWFFRPALYYEKGQIVGCHKCERRKIKDLSYYYGYRKAFRTALRTIASLEGYRGVTFLRTFSPAHFENAEWNKGGSCERTRPYSKEQMRFDGYIFETYKTQVEEFRTARKVARKRGLKFLMMDTTEIMLRRPDGHPNNHVWHAVNQNVTHSDCVHWCLPGPIDTWNEFLFHMLKMHSKKSFVS encoded by the exons ATGAAACTCCCCTCCGTACGACTTCCCAATGGGCATGGGAAGTTGGCGTCAGGAAATATTCTCAAGAGTGTTgttattcttcttccattcaCTGTGCTCATCATCTTTTTACCATTTTCTCTTActaaaatgtttcatttttccACTCCTGAGATGTATGCCACCATCACCACCACAAGTAGTTTGGATTTTAACGAACCTCGTGAGCCTTCACAATCCAATTcacctatttttttcttttccaatgaTTCAAAAAACAGTTTGGATTTTAACAGTTCCAATGAACTCTCAAAATCCACTTTACCTGAACTTTTCTTTCCCAATGATTCCCAAAAAAGTTTAGATTTTAATAGTTCTTCACctaaacttttcttttataatgATTCAAAACAGAGTTTGGATATTAATGGTTCTCCAGAGCCTTCAGAATACAATTCACCTAAACTTTTCTATTCCAATGAATCGAAACATGTCCAGCCTTTAGAACCCAGTTCACctgaatttttcttttccaatgaATCAAAACAAAGTTTGGATTTTAAGGATTCCGGTGAGTCTTCGGAACCCAGTTCACCAAAACCTTTATATTCCGATGAATCGAAAAAAAGTATGAATTTTAACATCACACAAATGAAACGATGCAACATCTTCTCTGGAGAGTGGATTCCGTACAGTAAAGGACCTTACTACGATAATGAGACTTGCGATTTGATGATAGACCAGCAAAACTGCATGAAGTTTGGGAGACCCGACAGAGAGTTCCTCAAATGGAGGTGGAAACCCGATGAATGCGAGCTTCCACTCTTTGATGCAACCCTTTTCTTAGAGCTTGTCAGAGGAAAGTCCATGGCCTTTGTTGGAGACTCGGTGGGAAGAAATCAAATGAATTCTTTGTTGTGCCTCCTAAGTCAT GTTGCTCATCCTGAGGACATTACCAAGAGATATGCCACAGATCCCATATATTTCCGAAGGTGGTTCTATGCAGATTACAATTTTACGGTTGTGACACTCTGGTCCCCATTTTTGGTGAGAACCAGCGATATTGACAACAGCCTCACGAAACTGTATCTAGATAAGGCAGATGAGTCGTGGACTAGTGAGGTTGAAACCTTCGATTTTGTCATTATCTCAGCTGGCCAATGGTTCTTTCGGCCAGCATTGTATTATGAAAAAGGACAAATTGTAGGGTGCCACAAGTGTGAacgaagaaaaatcaaagaccTTAGTTACTATTATGGATACAGAAAAGCATTCAGAACTGCATTGAGAACCATAGCAAGTCTCGAAGGGTACAGGGGGGTGACATTTTTGAGAACATTTTCCCCTGCTCACTTTGAGAATGCTGAGTGGAATAAAGGAGGGAGTTGTGAGAGGACAAGGCCTTATAGCAAGGAACAAATGAGGTTTGATGGGTATATTTTTGAGACATATAAGACTCAAGTGGAGGAGTTTAGAACAGCAAGAAAGGTTGCAAGGAAGAGGGGTTTGAAGTTTTTGATGATGGACACAACTGAAATCATGTTAAGGAGGCCTGATGGACATCCTAATAACCATGTCTGGCATGCAGTGAACCAAAATGTTACACATAGTGATTGTGTTCATTGGTGCTTGCCTGGCCCTATTGACACATGGAATGAGTTCTTATTCCATATGTTGAAAATGCATAGTAAGAAATCTTTTGTTTCATAG